Proteins encoded within one genomic window of Nitrospira sp.:
- a CDS encoding metal ABC transporter permease — protein MLDLLAYDFMQRSLLAAAMVGGLCSVIGVFVVLRGLAFVGAGTSHAAFAGVALGYLVGWPPLLLAILFGLATVWITGWVEERGRMKLDVSIGILYTTTMALGILFIGLMKTYNAEVYGYLFGSVLSVTPEELRIIGALSVLVLSLLLLFAKELYFIAFDQEMAEASGVPARQMFFLLLSLVALTVVVSLKTVGAILVFAMILIPASTAYQLTHSLTTLTLYSAFFGITTSVVGVLISAIWDIPSGPAIVLLATVIFFSAVVLSPKRARRTGAAHSH, from the coding sequence ATGCTTGACCTCCTCGCCTATGACTTCATGCAACGCTCCCTCCTCGCTGCGGCGATGGTCGGCGGACTCTGCTCCGTTATCGGCGTGTTTGTTGTCCTACGGGGACTCGCCTTCGTCGGTGCGGGAACGTCCCACGCAGCATTTGCAGGAGTGGCTCTTGGTTACCTGGTGGGATGGCCCCCCTTGTTGCTGGCTATTCTGTTCGGCCTGGCCACAGTCTGGATCACGGGTTGGGTTGAAGAACGCGGCCGAATGAAACTAGATGTCTCCATCGGCATTCTGTATACGACGACCATGGCACTGGGCATCCTCTTTATCGGACTGATGAAAACGTACAATGCGGAAGTGTACGGCTATCTGTTCGGCAGTGTGCTTTCGGTCACACCTGAAGAACTTCGTATCATCGGTGCCTTGAGCGTGCTGGTGTTGAGCCTCCTGCTCCTGTTTGCCAAAGAACTCTATTTCATTGCGTTTGATCAAGAAATGGCCGAAGCTTCAGGAGTCCCGGCGCGACAAATGTTTTTTTTATTACTGAGCCTCGTCGCACTGACCGTCGTCGTCTCACTCAAGACCGTTGGGGCCATTCTCGTCTTTGCCATGATTCTGATTCCGGCTTCGACCGCTTATCAACTCACACATAGCCTGACAACTTTGACGCTGTATTCAGCCTTCTTTGGAATCACCACCTCGGTCGTAGGAGTCTTGATTTCTGCCATCTGGGACATTCCCTCAGGCCCTGCTATCGTCCTCTTAGCAACCGTGATCTTTTTCAGTGCCGTCGTCCTGTCACCAAAACGGGCAAGGCGTACAGGAGCCGCTCACTCTCATTAG
- the ybgF gene encoding tol-pal system protein YbgF yields MSARHGIGILLLLVIVLSTDQSFAAPAQRQDTTRHLYDRIMEEFKHRDYEAAMAGFRLFIEIHGQSALAANAQYWIGECQFRTRRYRDALQSFYDVVSNYPLSPKLAASTLKLGQTYIKLGDQEKARLMFDRVIDQYPESAEAEVARKTIEAITPSEETSTVSP; encoded by the coding sequence ATGTCTGCAAGACACGGTATTGGAATCCTCCTGCTGCTCGTTATTGTCCTCTCCACAGACCAGTCATTTGCCGCCCCTGCGCAGCGTCAAGATACGACCCGTCATCTCTATGATCGCATCATGGAGGAATTTAAACACCGCGACTATGAAGCGGCGATGGCCGGCTTTCGTCTGTTCATTGAGATCCACGGCCAATCTGCACTGGCGGCCAACGCACAATATTGGATTGGAGAATGCCAGTTTCGCACGAGACGATATCGAGACGCCTTACAATCATTCTATGACGTCGTGTCCAATTATCCGTTGAGTCCAAAGTTGGCCGCCTCGACTCTGAAACTCGGCCAGACGTACATCAAACTTGGAGACCAAGAAAAGGCTCGGCTCATGTTCGATCGGGTCATCGATCAATATCCCGAGAGTGCCGAAGCCGAGGTTGCGCGCAAAACGATCGAGGCAATCACACCCAGCGAAGAGACCTCTACAGTCTCACCGTAG
- a CDS encoding zinc ABC transporter substrate-binding protein, giving the protein MRTPLLALVVWSLFFTSPAEARDPIPIVVTIPVLQDLTEQVGGPFVQVKSLLSGYENEHTYSPKPSDLVAVRKARLLFEIGLGLEVWVTSLVKNAGSAGLRVITTSQGVELLHDGGDIHDAMHPGAHETESGGNPHIWLDPVNVGIMLRHITQALIDVDPVHAPDFRANQDAYLHRLERLRQELMNRTQRLPDRRFIAHHPAWPYLAKRFNLEIIDTIHTQSGTEPSALHLQHLIAKIKKQHIRVIASEIQLNQRLPELLSRDTKARVVVLTTMPGGMPGTESYLDMLRYNVLQLAGALEAN; this is encoded by the coding sequence ATGAGGACTCCTCTCCTGGCTCTTGTTGTATGGTCCCTTTTCTTCACGTCACCAGCAGAAGCTCGTGACCCAATTCCTATTGTCGTCACCATTCCCGTCTTACAAGACCTGACCGAGCAGGTTGGGGGCCCATTCGTACAGGTGAAGTCGTTGTTGAGTGGCTACGAGAATGAACATACCTACTCCCCGAAACCCAGTGATCTGGTCGCAGTACGCAAGGCCCGGTTACTGTTCGAAATCGGTCTTGGACTTGAGGTCTGGGTGACGTCGCTGGTGAAGAATGCCGGCAGTGCCGGGTTGCGCGTGATCACGACGTCTCAAGGCGTAGAGCTTCTTCACGATGGTGGGGATATTCACGATGCGATGCATCCAGGCGCACATGAGACCGAGTCTGGTGGGAATCCACATATTTGGCTGGATCCTGTCAATGTCGGCATCATGCTGCGCCACATCACTCAAGCCCTCATCGACGTGGATCCAGTTCATGCACCTGATTTCCGAGCTAACCAGGACGCGTATTTGCACCGCCTCGAGCGACTCCGACAGGAACTGATGAATCGGACTCAACGCCTCCCGGATCGGCGTTTCATTGCACATCATCCAGCTTGGCCCTACTTAGCCAAACGCTTTAATCTGGAGATCATCGACACCATTCATACCCAGTCAGGCACGGAACCATCAGCCCTTCACCTGCAGCATCTGATCGCGAAGATCAAGAAGCAGCACATCCGAGTGATCGCCTCTGAAATCCAGCTGAACCAACGCCTCCCGGAACTGCTGTCACGAGACACCAAGGCCCGTGTGGTGGTGTTGACTACGATGCCGGGTGGAATGCCCGGAACTGAGAGTTACCTCGACATGCTTCGTTATAATGTGCTCCAATTAGCGGGCGCGTTGGAAGCCAACTAG
- a CDS encoding metal ABC transporter ATP-binding protein — protein sequence MPPEGTTDSESNGRNPIIRFDHASFGFPGLIALKDISLPIYDGEFVGVIGPNGSGKTTLCRAVLGLLPPVEGHLHIFDCACSELRCHHRAQIGYLPQKGVVDRNFPVTVLETVMMGRYGALGLLKRPGKKDRHIAMEALAQVSMESHKDTALGHLSGGQQQRVFIARALAQQPKVLILDEPTTGLDITMQHNVIELVQHLHDELKLTVLLITHDINMIRSRVDRLVLLKTRLFAAGPPADVLKPEILHQVYGKELVITEKDLVIVEDYHHHH from the coding sequence ATGCCTCCGGAAGGAACAACGGACTCCGAATCCAATGGTCGCAATCCGATCATCCGCTTTGATCATGCCTCCTTTGGCTTTCCTGGACTCATTGCGCTGAAGGATATCTCTCTGCCCATTTACGACGGGGAGTTCGTCGGCGTGATCGGTCCGAACGGATCCGGCAAAACGACTCTCTGTCGCGCCGTCTTGGGATTGCTTCCGCCAGTGGAGGGGCACCTTCATATTTTTGATTGTGCCTGCAGTGAACTCCGCTGCCACCATCGGGCCCAGATCGGGTACCTCCCACAAAAGGGGGTCGTTGATCGAAACTTCCCCGTGACCGTCCTCGAGACGGTCATGATGGGGCGCTATGGGGCGCTGGGTCTACTGAAGCGACCAGGGAAGAAAGATCGTCACATCGCAATGGAAGCCCTCGCCCAGGTTAGTATGGAGTCGCATAAGGATACCGCGCTCGGACATCTCTCCGGCGGACAGCAACAGCGGGTCTTTATTGCGAGGGCCTTGGCACAGCAACCCAAAGTCCTGATCCTTGATGAGCCCACAACCGGATTGGACATCACCATGCAACACAATGTCATTGAACTCGTCCAGCATCTTCATGACGAGCTCAAACTGACAGTGCTGCTGATCACTCATGATATTAATATGATCCGCTCGCGGGTGGATCGATTGGTCTTGCTCAAAACTCGATTGTTTGCCGCCGGTCCTCCAGCCGATGTCCTCAAGCCGGAAATCCTTCACCAAGTCTATGGGAAAGAGCTTGTGATTACAGAGAAAGATCTCGTCATCGTCGAAGACTACCACCATCACCACTGA
- a CDS encoding DUF2726 domain-containing protein, translating into MKLLLLVTIVIVIMFSIWRYRTRSRRKKKDVSLRAVPSNFTLNPTPLLAEDEVALYNLLRMVVQERYLVFAKVPLGSFLTVDAGEKERVQVLRHLALKRVDFALVHPGSRQVEQVVQIESQSTELHQLETQQIIESLLDTAGIKLRKLQAKKTYPLAHLATRLELTADD; encoded by the coding sequence ATGAAGCTTCTACTACTCGTGACAATCGTCATCGTGATCATGTTCAGTATTTGGCGGTATCGAACGCGTTCCCGCCGAAAAAAGAAAGACGTATCGCTACGCGCCGTGCCTTCCAACTTCACCTTGAATCCAACACCACTTTTGGCCGAAGACGAGGTTGCCCTCTATAATCTCCTGAGGATGGTTGTCCAGGAACGGTATCTTGTGTTTGCAAAGGTGCCGCTCGGCTCATTTCTCACGGTTGATGCCGGAGAAAAGGAACGAGTCCAAGTTCTCCGTCATCTTGCCCTGAAACGGGTCGACTTTGCATTGGTGCATCCAGGGTCCCGTCAGGTTGAACAGGTCGTGCAGATTGAATCTCAATCCACAGAACTTCATCAGCTGGAGACACAACAAATCATCGAGTCCTTACTCGATACAGCAGGGATCAAGCTGAGGAAACTTCAGGCCAAGAAGACGTATCCCCTGGCTCATTTGGCCACTCGTCTGGAACTTACTGCTGACGATTAG
- a CDS encoding RluA family pseudouridine synthase: protein MITEFVITAGEQPKRLDIFLVGRERDASRSALQRLIELGRIRVNDQLVKPSHKIKPGDKITMDVPKPEPLSIKGEAIPLEVLFEDDSLLVLNKPPGIVVHPAPGNWSGTLVNALLHHFQTSGGTISTIGGKERPGLVHRLDKETSGVMVITKTDIAHRALAAQFKLHTITRVYEALVWGVPKKGRGVIDLAIGRDSKDRKKFSSRTTSPKESVTEYVVTRRYDKVAAHVLLYPQTGRTHQLRVHLTSLGHPILGDRTYGGNKVMVLADIEVPRVMLHARTLGFTHPSTGTGEEFTRPFPADMERVIHALEQRIMSKDRTSTPSGATDVNVINEELC from the coding sequence ATGATCACGGAATTTGTCATTACCGCTGGTGAACAGCCAAAGCGGCTCGATATCTTTCTCGTCGGCCGAGAGCGAGACGCGTCCAGATCGGCGTTGCAGCGGTTGATTGAATTGGGTCGAATACGGGTCAATGACCAGCTTGTGAAGCCCAGCCACAAGATCAAACCCGGGGACAAGATCACCATGGATGTCCCGAAGCCGGAACCGCTCTCCATCAAGGGAGAAGCCATTCCGCTTGAGGTCCTCTTCGAGGATGACTCCCTGCTAGTCCTGAATAAGCCTCCCGGCATCGTGGTGCATCCAGCACCGGGAAACTGGAGCGGGACACTGGTGAATGCACTCTTGCATCACTTCCAAACTTCCGGTGGGACCATTTCAACAATCGGCGGGAAGGAACGCCCTGGACTGGTGCATCGTTTGGATAAGGAAACCTCCGGTGTCATGGTGATCACGAAGACCGATATTGCGCATCGGGCCCTTGCCGCCCAGTTCAAGCTCCATACCATTACCAGAGTCTATGAAGCGCTGGTCTGGGGAGTTCCCAAAAAAGGACGAGGAGTGATCGATCTTGCCATTGGGCGGGATAGTAAAGACCGAAAGAAGTTCTCATCAAGAACGACGAGTCCCAAGGAGTCTGTGACCGAATATGTGGTGACTCGGCGCTATGATAAAGTGGCCGCACACGTCTTGCTGTACCCCCAAACCGGGAGGACGCACCAACTGCGGGTGCATCTGACCTCATTGGGCCATCCCATTCTGGGCGATCGCACTTATGGTGGTAACAAGGTGATGGTTCTTGCGGACATCGAGGTCCCACGGGTGATGCTTCATGCCAGGACGTTAGGTTTTACCCATCCTTCGACAGGCACGGGAGAGGAATTTACGAGGCCGTTTCCGGCCGATATGGAGCGTGTGATTCACGCACTCGAGCAACGGATTATGTCCAAGGATCGGACGTCGACGCCTTCTGGTGCGACAGATGTCAATGTAATCAACGAGGAACTATGCTGA
- a CDS encoding outer membrane beta-barrel protein, translating to MRWYQFKNAVGGLLLVMVVSLVSLSTTGFAQEFGGIKPGKWVLGFRAGFTPLTQQLSEGTSTSIGPLVNFQAMYSLNTWFLVGMMLEWERHSVSVEQPDVDLGHQDTVSVLPTIEIRPGRSGPLSPYVNMSFGVNVNSFGEDTAVRISPSNTFAWRLGWGTDYQLNERFALNVEWAYKRNDGHTTGTGGQNNDWNASSFGFLFGGKMFF from the coding sequence ATGCGTTGGTATCAATTCAAGAACGCCGTGGGGGGACTACTCCTCGTTATGGTTGTCTCCCTGGTCTCCCTGTCAACAACAGGATTCGCGCAAGAGTTTGGAGGGATTAAACCTGGCAAGTGGGTACTCGGGTTTCGGGCCGGGTTTACGCCATTGACCCAACAGCTGTCGGAAGGCACCTCCACCTCAATTGGTCCGCTGGTAAACTTCCAAGCGATGTACAGCCTCAATACCTGGTTTTTGGTGGGCATGATGCTCGAGTGGGAACGCCATAGCGTGAGCGTGGAACAGCCGGACGTGGACCTTGGGCACCAGGATACGGTCTCAGTCCTCCCGACGATCGAAATACGCCCAGGCAGATCAGGTCCGCTCAGCCCTTACGTCAATATGAGTTTCGGCGTGAACGTCAATAGCTTCGGTGAAGACACCGCAGTTCGCATCAGCCCGAGTAATACCTTCGCCTGGCGATTGGGATGGGGGACTGATTACCAGCTCAACGAACGGTTTGCCCTTAATGTGGAATGGGCCTACAAGCGGAATGATGGGCACACCACCGGCACCGGTGGCCAAAACAACGACTGGAACGCATCTTCGTTTGGCTTCCTATTTGGCGGAAAGATGTTCTTCTAG
- a CDS encoding circularly permuted type 2 ATP-grasp protein: MGIRFSQYDPDGFYDELYEEKGQPRPGSTLLLKKFASLPEGELQKRQEAAERVILNMGMTFSIYGSDNGHEQIFPFDIVPRIVTASDWNQINSGLCQRLRALNLFINDVYHDQKILKDGVIPTELIYTSKSFLQPCMGLRPPRGIWCHIAGIDLVRINDGHYYVLEDNTRCPSGVAYVLEARQVMKRTFPELFEAYRVRPVDGYPSQLLETLRSLSDLPDPTIVILTPGIFNSAYYEHSLLAQKMGVELVEANDLVVVDGFVHMRTTKGSQRVDIIYRRINDDYLDPLAFRRDSLLGVPGLMESYKRGRVALANSPGTGVSDDKAIYAYVPKIINYYLAEEPILPNVPTYLCSDRRDRTYVLEHLDQLVVKATNEAGGYGMMIGPHASKQEREDCARRIEADPRNYIAQPTLALSRVPTLVDGHLEGRHVDLRPYVLYGRDVSVLPGGMTRVALRKGSLVVNSSQGGGNKDTWVLS; this comes from the coding sequence ATGGGCATACGCTTTTCGCAATACGATCCTGATGGATTTTATGACGAGCTGTACGAGGAGAAGGGACAACCACGACCCGGAAGTACTCTCTTGCTCAAAAAATTTGCGTCCCTGCCGGAAGGAGAACTACAAAAGCGCCAAGAAGCGGCAGAGCGTGTCATCCTTAACATGGGAATGACGTTCAGCATCTATGGAAGCGATAACGGCCATGAACAAATATTCCCTTTCGACATCGTACCTCGGATCGTCACGGCATCGGATTGGAACCAAATCAACTCCGGGCTTTGCCAGCGCCTCCGTGCGTTGAACTTATTTATCAACGATGTCTACCACGATCAGAAGATCCTTAAAGATGGGGTCATTCCCACCGAGCTGATTTATACCAGCAAGAGCTTTTTGCAACCTTGCATGGGCCTGCGCCCACCGCGCGGCATCTGGTGCCACATTGCCGGAATCGATCTCGTCCGAATTAACGATGGCCACTACTACGTCCTGGAAGACAACACCCGGTGCCCGTCCGGAGTTGCCTATGTGTTGGAAGCAAGACAAGTCATGAAACGGACGTTCCCTGAGTTGTTCGAAGCCTATCGAGTACGACCGGTTGATGGATATCCGAGCCAACTCTTGGAAACCCTTCGCTCCCTCTCTGATCTTCCCGATCCGACCATCGTGATTCTCACCCCTGGCATCTTCAATTCTGCCTATTACGAACATTCGCTGCTTGCCCAAAAAATGGGGGTGGAATTGGTCGAAGCCAATGATCTCGTGGTGGTGGATGGATTCGTCCACATGCGCACCACGAAGGGATCTCAACGCGTCGACATTATCTACCGGCGGATTAATGATGACTACTTGGATCCGCTGGCGTTTCGTCGCGATTCCTTGCTCGGGGTTCCGGGTCTCATGGAATCGTACAAGAGAGGTCGGGTCGCGCTCGCTAATTCTCCCGGCACCGGTGTGTCGGACGACAAAGCCATTTATGCCTATGTCCCGAAGATCATCAATTATTACCTCGCGGAAGAACCGATACTTCCCAATGTGCCGACATATCTCTGTTCAGATCGACGAGATCGAACCTATGTCTTGGAGCATTTGGATCAGCTGGTCGTGAAAGCGACCAATGAAGCCGGTGGCTACGGAATGATGATTGGGCCTCACGCGTCCAAACAGGAACGGGAGGACTGCGCTCGTCGCATTGAGGCGGACCCGCGGAACTACATCGCCCAACCAACCTTGGCCCTCTCACGCGTACCCACCTTAGTGGATGGTCATCTGGAGGGACGTCATGTCGATCTCCGTCCGTACGTGTTGTATGGTCGCGATGTGTCCGTGTTACCGGGAGGCATGACACGCGTGGCGTTGCGGAAAGGCTCTCTCGTGGTAAATTCGTCCCAAGGCGGAGGCAATAAAGACACGTGGGTGTTGTCATGA
- a CDS encoding anhydro-N-acetylmuramic acid kinase: MKVVGLMSGTSADGVDAALVSIVRKSTRLEIEMEAFYSLPYPRSLQQRLLSASVSGTVADVCHLNALLGEWFADAALGVIRAAQLTTEEVDLIGSHGQTVHHLPNGIKDTRVGAIRSTLQIAEPAVIAERTGITTVANFRPRDIAAGGQGAPLTPGIHLLLFQHPRRGRLIINLGGISNVTYLPRGAGGDGLIAFDTGPANMVLDGIMFRSTNGRLTMDRDGRLAAKGRVDSRLLAKLLAHPYLSQAPPKSTGREMFGETMLAELLGWPQARKLSVEDLLATCTRWTAEAVGTARRWIKGGIDEVIVGGGGVKNRAIMEHLNDVFAPAQVSTFEAHGWNSKALESVAFAILAYQTVMEQCGNVPAVTGATSPRLLGCIVPSGPGWYERLHPGRRRK, encoded by the coding sequence ATGAAGGTCGTTGGGCTTATGTCGGGAACGTCCGCCGATGGAGTCGACGCCGCATTGGTGTCGATTGTTCGGAAATCCACGCGACTTGAGATCGAGATGGAGGCGTTCTATTCCCTTCCCTATCCACGTTCGCTCCAACAGCGCCTGCTTTCGGCGTCGGTCTCCGGGACGGTCGCTGATGTGTGTCATTTGAATGCATTGTTGGGGGAATGGTTCGCTGATGCCGCGCTAGGAGTCATTCGGGCTGCTCAGTTAACGACAGAAGAAGTTGATCTTATTGGATCGCACGGTCAGACTGTGCATCACCTCCCGAATGGGATTAAGGATACGAGAGTCGGCGCGATCCGGTCCACTCTCCAAATTGCCGAACCGGCGGTGATCGCTGAGAGGACCGGTATTACGACGGTGGCCAATTTTCGACCCCGTGACATTGCCGCGGGAGGGCAAGGGGCACCGCTGACGCCGGGGATTCATCTCTTGCTCTTTCAGCATCCTCGCCGAGGGCGACTCATTATCAACCTTGGGGGGATCAGCAATGTGACCTACCTGCCGCGCGGAGCCGGAGGGGACGGGCTGATCGCGTTTGATACGGGTCCAGCCAATATGGTCTTGGATGGCATCATGTTCAGGAGCACGAATGGACGATTGACGATGGATCGCGACGGACGTCTTGCCGCGAAAGGACGGGTCGACTCAAGGTTGTTGGCCAAATTATTGGCGCATCCGTATCTCTCCCAGGCACCTCCCAAATCGACAGGGCGAGAAATGTTTGGAGAAACAATGCTGGCGGAGTTACTCGGCTGGCCACAGGCGCGTAAACTGTCGGTCGAGGATCTGTTGGCGACTTGTACACGATGGACCGCGGAAGCCGTTGGCACGGCACGGCGTTGGATCAAGGGTGGAATCGATGAAGTGATCGTTGGCGGCGGGGGAGTTAAAAACCGGGCGATTATGGAGCATCTGAACGATGTGTTTGCCCCCGCTCAGGTGAGCACCTTTGAGGCACATGGCTGGAATAGCAAGGCACTGGAGTCAGTGGCGTTCGCAATTTTGGCCTACCAAACCGTGATGGAACAGTGCGGAAATGTTCCGGCAGTAACGGGAGCCACGTCTCCCAGGCTGTTGGGGTGCATTGTTCCAAGTGGGCCAGGATGGTATGAGCGATTACACCCAGGTCGACGGAGAAAATAA
- a CDS encoding GNAT family N-acetyltransferase, protein MPPTLKPAVSYSHHELPEASQLLGLFRQAPWAKDRSLDDAKEMLQRTDLTICAWDGERLIGFGRVLTDFVYRATIWDVIVDRAYQGQGVGTEIVKRILHHPQLQRVELFWLCTRRPGFYERLGFSSKEQTGMVWSRSKQARME, encoded by the coding sequence ATGCCTCCAACCCTCAAGCCTGCTGTCAGTTATTCTCATCATGAACTTCCTGAAGCGTCGCAGCTCCTAGGACTCTTTCGGCAGGCTCCATGGGCGAAGGACCGTTCTCTGGACGATGCCAAAGAAATGCTCCAACGAACCGATCTCACCATTTGCGCGTGGGACGGGGAGCGGCTGATTGGATTTGGGCGAGTTCTCACGGATTTTGTCTACCGGGCGACGATTTGGGATGTCATTGTCGACCGGGCCTATCAAGGCCAAGGTGTCGGAACGGAGATCGTTAAGCGAATTCTCCATCACCCACAACTACAACGGGTTGAACTGTTTTGGCTTTGTACTAGGCGTCCTGGTTTCTATGAACGACTCGGCTTCAGTTCCAAGGAACAGACGGGGATGGTCTGGAGTCGGAGCAAGCAAGCCCGCATGGAGTGA